The genomic region CGAGCTCACGCTCGTCGGGGAGCGCGACGACCACGTGGGGGTTGCCGAGGTCTATCGACATGCCCGGGCGCGGCGCGCCGATGCCACGGGCGCGCACGAGGACGTCGCCGGGCTCGATGCGCCACGGGCCGAGGTCGACCTCGTACCCGAGGTCGCTGGGCGTGACGGTCTTGACGCCGGCCCGCGTGCCGATCTTCAGCGGCTCGTCGCCGAACGACGCCAGGCCCGCGTCGACGAGGTACCGCGCGAAGACGCGCACGCCGTTGCCGCACATCTCGGCGATCGAGCCGTCGGCGTTGCGGTAGTCCATGAACCACTCCGCACCGGCGGACGCCGCCGACCCGCCGACGTCGATCGCGCTCGAGCGGACGACGCGCAGGATTCCGTCTCCGCCGATGCCGAATCGGCGATCGCACAGGATCGCGACGTGATCGGCCGTCAGGTCGAGCTCGCCCTCCGTGTCCGGAACGATCACGAAGTCATTGCCGGTGCCGTGGCCTTTGGTGAACGGGACGGTGCGAGCCATGCGCTCCAGCCTACGGTGCGCCGACGGCCGCGAACGCCGCCGCCACCGCCCACCGGCCGCGCACGGCATCCGAAATCCGGATCGGTGCACCGGGTTCGGGCTCTCGGGCCCGGAAGGTCCGAGTATCGCGCGTGGATCCGAAGTTCGGATGCCGGTCCATCCGAATTCCGGGCATCCCGCTTCAGTCGGCGATGAGACGCTTGCCCGTCGCCCACGTGTCGAAGTGCTCGTAGCCGAGCGACTCGTAGAACCCCTGCGCGACCCCGTTCTCGGGACGCACCATGAGGTTCACCTTCGGGCAGCCCAGCTCGAGCAGTCGCTCCTCGGCCTCCTCGACGAGGGCGCGGGCGATGCCCTGCCCGCGGCGGGCGGGGTCGCTGGCGAGGTAGTAGATCCACCCCCGGTGCCCGTCGTAGCCGGCCATGACCGAGCCCACGACCTCGCCGGCGTCCTCGGCGACGAGGAAGAGGTCGGGATGCACCTCGAGCTTGCGGCGGATGTCCTGGTGCGGGTTGTTCCATGGACGGGTCAGGCCCGTGGCCTGCCAGAGGGCGATGACGGCCTCGGTATCGGCGATCTGGAAGGTGCGGATGTCGACGGTCATGCCGCCGAGTCTGCCAGGGCGGCGGCATCCGCCCCAGGGCCCGTCCACATGATCTCGGGATATCGCTTGAACCAGGACACCTGCCGGCGCGCGTAGCGGCGCGTCAGCGCCTGCGTTTCGGCGATCGCCTCGGCCTCGCTCTGCTCGCCGTTCAGCTCCGCGAGAGCCTGGGCGTACCCGATGGCCCGGCGCGCTGTCACGCCGTCCTCCAGCCCCTGCGTGCGCAGGCGCGCGACCTCGTCGAGGAGGCCGTCTCGCCACATCCTCTCGACCCGCTCGTCGAGCCGCGCGACGAGCTCGTCGCGCGGGACGGCGACGCCGATGATCCTCGTCGCCTCGCGCCACAGCACGGGCTCATCGGGCAGCGCGGCGCCGTGCGTGCGCTCACCGAGTTCGAGCACCTCGAGGGCGCGAACGATGCGCCGGCCGTTGCGCGGGTCGATGCGCTCGGCGGTGGCGGGGTCCTGTTCGCGCAGCCGCGCGAACAGCGCACCCGGGCCGTCGGCCTCGAGCTCGGCCTCGAGGCGCGCGCGCAGCTCGGCGTCGCGCGGCGGGAATCGGAAGTCGAACAGCACGCTCGAGACGTAGAGGCCGGACCCGCCGACGAGGATCGCGTCGGCGCCGCGGGCGTGGATCTGCTCGATCGTGTCGCGGGCGGCGCCCTGGTACCACGCGACGGCGGCGTCCTCGGTGACATCGAGCACGTCGAACAGGTGGTGCGGGATGCCGCGTCGCTCTGCGACCGGCAGCTTCGCCGTGCCGATGTCCATGCCGCGGTACAGCTGCATGGCGTCGGCGTTGACGATCTCGGCCGGTCGCCCGCGCGAGATCAGCGCTTCGGCGAGGTCCAGGGACAGAGACGTCTTGCCGGTCCCGGTCGCACCGACCACCGCCCACAGCCGGGGAGTCGCGCTCACGACGCGCCCCGCGACGTCACGAACCGATGCGCAGCGTGGGGATGCCCAGGCCCACCATGCGGCGACCGTCATCGCCCACGGGTGCCGGCGCCGGCACGGCGCACGACTCGGCCTGCGAGCGATCCCACGCTTCGCCCGAACGCGTGCGGCGGATGCGCAGCGGCGCGCCGTCGGGAGCGTCGGCGAGCAGGTGGAAGGGCGCCGCGTGGGTCACGACGACCGAGACGATGTCGCCGGGGCGCGGGACGTCCGAGCCCGACGGCACCTCGAAGTGGACGAGGCGGTTGTCCTCGGCGCGGCCGGTGAGCCGGTGCGTCTCGGCGTCCTTCTTTCCCTCGCCGGTCGAGACCAGCACCTGCAGCTCTCGGCCGAGCTGCTTCTGGTTCTCCTCGAGCGAGATGCGCTCCTGCAGCGCGACGAGGCGCTCGTACCGCTCCTGCACGACGACCTTCGGCACCTGGTCGGGCATCGTCGCGGCGGGCGTACCCTCGCGGATCGAGTACTGGAAGGTGAAGGCGCTGGCGAAGCGGGCCTGCTCGACCACGCGCATGGTGTCTTCGAAGTCCTCGTCGGTTTCACCCGGGAACCCGACGATGATGTCGGTCGAGATCGCGGCGTGCGGGATCCGCGCGCGCACGCGGTCGAGGATGCCCAGGAACCGCTCGCTGCGGTACGAGCGGCGCATCGCCTTGAGGATGCGGTCGCTGCCCGACTGCAGCGGCATGTGCAGCTGCGGCATGACCGCCGGGGTCTCGGCCATCGCATCGATGACGTCGTCGGTGAACGCGGCGGGGTGCGGGCTCGTGAAGCGGATGCGCTCGAGGCCGTCGATCTCGCCGGCCGCGCGCAGCAGCTTGCCGAACGCCTGGCGGTCGCCGAACTCGACGCCGTACGAGTTGACGTTCTGGCCGAGGAGGGTGACCTCCATCGCGCCGTCGTCGACGAGCAGCCGGATCTCGTTCAGGATGTCGCCGGGACGACGGTCCTTCTCCTTGCCGCGCAGGCTCGGCACGATGCAGAACGTGCACGTGTTGTTGCAGCCGACCGAGATGGAGACCCAGCCGCTGTAGACGCTGTCCCGCTTGGTCGGCAGGGTCGAGGGGAAGATCTCGAGCGACTCGAGGATCTCGAGCTCGGCCTCGTCGTTGTGGCGCGCGCGCTCGAGCAGGCTCGGCAGCGACCCCATGTTGTGGGTGCCGAAGACGACGTCGACCCACGGCGCCTTCTGCTGGACGACCTCCTTGTCCATCTGCGCGAGGCAGCCGCCGACGGCGATCTGCATGCCCTCGCGCTTGTCCTTGCGCGACTTCAGGTGTCCGAGGGTGCCGTAGAGCTTGCCGGCGGCGTTGTCGCGCACCGCGCACGTGTTGATGACGACGACATCGGCCTCTTCGCCCGCCTCGGCGCGGAGATAGCCGGCGCTCTCGAGCGAGCCCGACAGGCGCTCGGAGTCGTGGACGTTCATCTGGCAGCCGAACGTGCGCACCTCGTACGTGCGCGCGCGGCCGTCGGCGCCCGTCGCCGCCTCGGAGGGCGCGATGAGCGTCGGGGAGCTGGATGGGGTCGACATGATGGATGCCATTCTACGAGCGGATGCCGTGAGGGCGCCTGACAGGGCGACGACGCCGCCGCCCCCGAGCGCCGCGCGGCCCGGTGTTCAGCGGATGCGGGCGCGGATCCGGCCCGCGGACAGCGCCGTGAACCCGAGCGCCATCGCGAGCAGGACCGCGAAGGCGAGCCCGGCGGGCACGAGCAGGTCCCCGACGTACGCGTCGATGCCGTAGAACTCCCGGAAGGTCTCGGCGGCGTCGGCGTTGCCGCCGGACATCACCGTCAGCGTGTCCTCGGTGAACTCGCGGCGCAGGAGCATCGCCCCCTGCGCGAAGGGCAGGGCGTTGATCGTCCCCGCGACGCCCTCGGGAAGCGAGCCGACCGGGATGTAGGCGCCGGCGACGAAGCCCAGCGCCGTGCCGATGACGGTCGCCAGACCCGAGAATGCCGCACCGGTGCGGATGAACGACACGATGAGCGCCGACAGCGCGGTGAACCCCGCACAGCACAGGATCGTGATGCCGGCGATGCGCACGACCGCGTCGATCGGCAGCCACGTCTGATCGACTATCCCGAGGTAGAGGACACTGATGGCGAGCACCACCATCGACATCACGATGGCGACGGTCACCGCCGCAAGCAGGTAGCCGAGGACGAGCTGCCAGCGGCGCACCGGCGAGACGAGGTAGTCGCGGAAGCGTCCCGTCTCGCCGTCGTCGACCAGTGTCGCGAGCCCGCCGAGCCCGGTCGTGATCGTGGAGAGCATGACGATGCCCGCGAACATCCACGTGTCGACGAAGGCCCGGATCTCCTCCTCGGAGGCGTCGGGGAAGGCATCGCCGAGGGCGTCGAGCTGCAGGCGGGCGAGGAAGAGCGTGTACAGCACGAACAGGATGAGAGCGCCCAGCAGCGAGAAGAACACGTTCATGCGGTCGCGGAAGAACAGACGCAGGTTCCGCCGCACGATCGCTCCGACGATGCCCATCAGCCCGCCTCCTCCTCGGTTCCGTCGGCGTCGTCTGCGGCGCGCCCCGTGAGAGCGAGGAAGACGTCGTCCATCCGGCCGTGCCGGAACTCGAAGTCGCGCACCGCGTCCCCGTGCGCCGCGAGGATCCTGCGGGCGGTCTCGGCGCCGTCGACGGCGATCGACACATCGTGTCCGTCCGTGCGGGCCTCGGCCCCGGCGGCCTCGGCGATCCCCACCAGCGCGGCGGGATCGGCGGAGGCCACCGAGAGGATGCTGTGGCTGTAGCGCGCGCGCAGGCCCGCCGGAGAGCCGTCGGCGATGATCGAGCCGCGGTCGATGACGCAGACGCGGTCCGCCTCTTCGGTCTCCTCCATGTAGTGGGTCGTGAGGAAGACCGTCAGTCCCGTCTGCTCGCGCAGGTGGTGGATCGTGCGCCATACGAGTGCGCGGCTGTGCGGGTCGAGCCCAGCCGTCGGCTCGTCGAGGAAGAGGATCGCCGGCTCGTGCAGCAGCGCCCGCGCGATGTCGACGCGGCGGCGCTGACCGCCCGAGAGCCGGCCGTACGGCTGATCGAGGAACGATCCGAGGGCGATGATGTCGGCGAGCAGAGAGATCCGCCGATCGATCAGCGGACGGTCCACGCGGGCGAGGACGGCGCGGAAGCGCAGGTTCTCGCGCGTCGTGAGCGCCGGATCGAGGACGGAGTCCTGGAAGACCACCCCGATCCGCTCGCGGACGCGCTCACCGTCCCGCGCGACGTCGTGCCCTGCGACCTGCACGGTTCCGCCGTCGAAGGCGAGGGCCGTGGTCAGACAGCCGATCGTCGTGGATTTGCCGGCGCCGTTCGAGCCGAGGAACGCGAACGCGGTACCGTCGGCCACCGAGAAGCTGATGTCGTTCACGGCCGTGACATGCCGATAGCGCTTGGTGAGACCGTCGACCTCGATGGCCATGGCATCCCCTCGGCGTCGTCGGGTACGGGCGCGGATGTCGCCGAGCCAGTCTGGCACGGATACGGCGGGCCGGATCTATCGGAACCGCACCCCGCTGGACTCGGCGCGACGCTCAGCGAGTGCCGTGCGGGCGGCCTCCATCGCCGCGGAGCCCGAGTACCCGCGGCGCATCAGCTGGCCGTGCAGCCGGCGCAGGGCCGCCTGCTCGTCGACGCCGTCGAGGAGGCGGGCGCGCCCGCGCGCCACGTCGAGGGCACGCTCTCCCTCGTCGTCCGCGAGCGGCAGGAGCGCCGCCTCGGCGTCGTCGCGCGGGATGCCGCGAGCCGCCATCGTCTGCGCGATCGCCTGGCGTCCGCGCCCTTTGCGCTCCGCGCCCTGGTAGACGAGCTGCTCGGCGAGGCGCGCATCGTCGAGATAGCGCCGCGCGAGGAAGTCCTCGATGATCGCCTCGACGTCCTCCTCACCGATGTCGCGCCCCGCGAGGAACGCGCGGGCCTCGGAGACCGACAGCTGCCGGTTCGCCAGTCGGCGCACGAGCGCCTTCTCGGCGCGCGCGGCGTCCTCGCCCGCGGGAGCCGCCGCGTCGCCCTCCGATGCGGACGCCGCGGCGATCACGCGGTCGTCGTCGTATCCGGCGCCTGGCGCGCGCAACGGCGACCGACGCTCGAACATGGGGGTGATGGGGGCGAGGCGGTCGTCCTCGCCCCCTTCCTCGACGAAGTGGACCATCAGGCCGGGCGGCGCGCCGCCAGCTCGTCCTTGGCGGAGGCCTCTTCGGACTTGGGCTGGCCGATGCCGAGCTTCGCTTTGATCTTCGATTCGATCTCGGCGGCGACGTCGGTGTTCTTCAGCAGGAAGTTGCGCGCGTTCTCCTTGCCCTGCCCCAGCTGCTCGCCGTCGTAGGTGTACCACGCGCCGGACTTCTTCACGATCGCGTGCTCGACGCCGAAGTCGATGAGGCTGCCCTCGCGCGAGATGCCGACGCCGTAGAGGATGTCGAACTCCGCCTGCTTGAACGGCGGAGCCATCTTGTTCTTGACGACCTTGACGCGCGTGCGGTTGCCCACCGCCTCGGAGCCGTCCTTGAGCGTCTCGATGCGACGGATGTCCATGCGCACCGACGCGTAGAACTTCAGCGCCTTGCCGCCCGCGGTCGTCTCGGGCGAACCGAAGAAAACACCGATCTTCTCGCGCAGCTGGTTGATGAAGATCGCGGTCGTCTTGGTCTGGTTCAAACCACCGGTGAGCTTGCGCAGCGCCTGCGACATCAGTCGGGCCTGCAGTCCGACGTGGGAGTCGCCCATCTCGCCGTCGATCTCGGCCTTGGGAACGAGGGCCGCGACCGAGTCGATGACGACCAGGTCGATCGCACCGGAGCGGATCAGCATGTCGGCGATCTCGAGCGCCTGCTCGCCGGTGTCGGGCTGCGACACGAGCAGGGCGTCGATGTCGACGCCGAGCTTCTGCGCGTAGTCGGGGTCGAGGGCGTGCTCGGCGTCGATGAACGCCGCGATGCCGCCGGCCTTCTGCACATTGGCGATCGCGTGCAGCGTCAGCGTCGTCTTACCCGAGGATTCCGGGCCGTAGATCTCGATGATGCGGCCGCGGGGGATGCCGCCGACGCCGAGGGCGACGTCGAGGGCGATCGAGCCGGTGGGGATGACCTCGACCGGAGCACGCTCGTCGCTGCCCAGTCGCATGACCGTTCCCTTGCCGAACTGACGATCGATCTGCGCGAGAGCCGAATCGAGGGCTTTGTCGCGGTCAGCGGGTGATGGCATTTGTGCTCCTCCTGCACTTCATCGAGTCCGTCGCCTGTAGGCTGTCGCGCCCCGATCCGGGATGGAGAGGGTACTGCGACAAGGCGTGGGATGTCTTCCGACGAGGTTCACAGTACGAAGGGCCTCCGACATCGGTCGGGGAGCCCGTCGATCTGTGGACGAACCGTGCGGGGACATCCGCTGTGCAGGAGCCTAGGGCGAAGATCGAACGGATCTTCGACGACACGCCGGTGCGAACAGGCGGAATCAGCGACGAGGTTCGAGACGGCCCACGCCGTAGCGGCGAGAGTCCGGCACGTCGGTCTCGGAGCAGAGCGCGAGCCAGATCTCGCGCGGCGGAACGCCCGCCGACAGAGCCTCCGCAGCCGTCATGCTCCCGATGCCGGGAAGCACCAGATCGGCGACGAGGGACGGTCCGCTCGCGCCGAACTCGTCGGCCACGGCGCGCTCGAACTCACTGCGCCGCATGAGCCGCCCGATCGCGCGGTCTCAGCGCAGCGACAGCTCGGCGTCGACCGAGGCCACCAGTTCGTCGGGAACCACGTCGGGGAAGGTCTGCAGACCCTCGAGCACCGACAGCCGGTCGCCGACCTCGCGCATGATCGTGGAGATGGGGACGTCGAGGGCCTCGGCGACCGATGCGAGGATCTCGCTCGACGCCTCTTTCTGGCCCCGCTCGACTTCGCTCAGGTAGCCGAGAGCGACACTCGCGCGGCCCGCGACCTGACGGAGGGTGCGACCCTTCTGCTGGCGGAAGTCACGAAGCACCTCACCGATCTCTTGCCGTACCAGGATCATGGGTCCCCTCCTCACTGCCGATTCCCTACGCCGTCCGGGTGGACAACGGTATAACACCACGTGATGTCAATCTAATCCCGTGCGCTGGGCAATGGGTGGGAATCGCGGAACTTAACCACACCGAAACACGATCTATTTCCGCGTGACGTCTAGGAGGCGTCGAGGACCGCCGCACACAGCTCCACGGCGGCGTCGACGGTCGCCTCGCGGATCTGCTCCCTCGACCCCGCCGTCGACAGCTGCTGGACGCGGGTCACGGCCGGCGTGGACACCGCGATGAACACCGTGCCGACGGGCTTGCCGTCCTGCGGGTCGGGACCGGCGACGCCGGTCGTCGCCACCCCCACGTCGGCGCCCAGGAGCCGGCGGATGCCGTGGGCCATCGACTGCGCGACATCCGCGTCGACGGCGCCGCGTTCGGCCAGCAGCGCGGCCGACACCCCCAGCACCGTGCTCTTGACGTCGGTGGCGTACGCGACCACTCCCCCGCGCATGCTCGCCGAGGCCCCCGGAACGCTCGTGATGCGCCCCGCGACGAGTCCGCCCGTCAGGGACTCCGCCGTGCCGATCGACCAGCCGCGTTCGGCGAGGCGCGCCAGCAGCGCCGCCGCGGCATCCGTCACGCCCGGTCCTTCTTCGCCCGGGCTCCGCGCACCTCGGCGACGATGTAGTCGATTCCGCTGGCGATGGTGAGCGCGACCGCGACCGCCATCGTGACGCCGTTGACCCACCAGATCCACTCGCCCACGAGCGTCCACAGCGGCAGCAGCGCGAGCGACAGCGCGATCGCCTGCGCGAAGGTCTTGAGCTTGCCCATCCACGCCGCCGCCAGCACGTGGTCGCTCACGACCACGAGGCGATAGACGGTGATGCCGATCTCGCGCACGAGGACGACGATGGTGATCCACCACGGCAGCTCGCCCAGGATAGACAGTCCGACGAATGCGATGCCCGTGAGCGCCTTGTCGGCGATCGGGTCGAGGAGCTTGCCGAGATCGGTGACGATCTCGTATCTGCGGGCGAGATAGCCGTCGACCCAGTCGGTCGCGATCGCGACGATGAACAGCACCGCCGCCCACCACCGCAGCGGACCGTCGGCGCCGGCGTCGGCCAGCAGCATCCACAGGAAGACCGGCGCGAAGAGGATCCGGACGATCGTGATCGCGTTGGGCAGCTGCCTCGGGATCGCCATGGTCCGAGCCTATCCGCAGGATCGCCCGGGATCGGGCGCGACCCGCGTCAGTCGCGGCCCGTGAGCCCCCAGGCATCCTCGTCGCCGTCGGCGTCGACGACCTCGCGGCCCTCGAACTGCTGCTCCACGGGATCCGCCGCATACGGGTCGGCCGGATTCGCCGACGCCGCGGGCGCGCTCTCGGGCACGTCGTCGCCCCGCAGGCGCGCCAGGACGCCCGGCAGCTGCTCGGGGGTGACGAGCACGTCGCGCGCCTTGGACCCCTCGGACGGACCGACGATCTCGCGCGATTCGAGCAGGTCCATGAGGCGCCCGGCCTTGGCGAAGCCGACGCGCAGCTTGCGCTGCAGCATCGACGTCGAGCCGAACTGCGTCGAGACGATGAGCTCGGCGGCCGCCAGCAGCAGTTCGAGGTCGTCGCCGATGTCGGCGTCGATCTCCTTCTTCTCGGCCACCGCCGCGACGTCGTCACGGTAGTCGGGGCGCGCCTGAGCGGTGACGTGCGCAACGACCTTCTCGATCTCGGGTTCGCTGACCCAGGCGCCCTGCACGCGCAGAGGCTTGGATGCGCCCATCGGCAGGAACAGTCCGTCACCCTGGCCGATGAGCCGGTCCGCGCCGGGCTGGTCGAGGATGACGCGCGAGTCGGTCACGCTCGTCACGGCGAAGGCCAGGCGCGACGGCACGTTCGCCTTGATGAGGCCCGTGACCACGTCGACGCTCGGACGCTGGGTCGCGAGCACGAGGTGGATGCCCGACGCGCGGGCGAGCTGCGTGATGCGCACGATGGAGTCCTCGACGTCGCGCGGGGCGACCATCATGAGATCGGCGAGCTCGTCGACGACGACCAGCAGGTACGGGTACGGCTTGAGGACGCGCTCGCTCCCCTCGGGGAGCTTCACCTCACCGGCGACGACGGCCTTGTTGAAGTCGTCGATGTGACGGAAGCCGAACGACGCCAGGTCGTCGTACCGCATGTCCATCTCCTTCACGACCCACTGAAGCGCCTCGGCGGCCTTCTTGGGGTTCGTGATGATGGGGGTGATCAGGTGCGGGACGCCGGCGTAGCTGGTGAGCTCGACGCGCTTGGGGTCGATCAGCACCATGCGGAC from Microbacter sp. GSS18 harbors:
- the dapF gene encoding diaminopimelate epimerase, producing the protein MARTVPFTKGHGTGNDFVIVPDTEGELDLTADHVAILCDRRFGIGGDGILRVVRSSAIDVGGSAASAGAEWFMDYRNADGSIAEMCGNGVRVFARYLVDAGLASFGDEPLKIGTRAGVKTVTPSDLGYEVDLGPWRIEPGDVLVRARGIGAPRPGMSIDLGNPHVVVALPDERELDTVDLTVLPQLHPEPPHGANVEFVVPADPLVRDGVGSIRMRVFERGVGETLSCGTGVAASALAVREWAGAAAPVRWRVDVPGGTLGVRMVEVDGEQHVLLSGPATLVYSGQVTLA
- a CDS encoding GNAT family acetyltransferase; this encodes MTVDIRTFQIADTEAVIALWQATGLTRPWNNPHQDIRRKLEVHPDLFLVAEDAGEVVGSVMAGYDGHRGWIYYLASDPARRGQGIARALVEEAEERLLELGCPKVNLMVRPENGVAQGFYESLGYEHFDTWATGKRLIAD
- the miaA gene encoding tRNA (adenosine(37)-N6)-dimethylallyltransferase MiaA — encoded protein: MSATPRLWAVVGATGTGKTSLSLDLAEALISRGRPAEIVNADAMQLYRGMDIGTAKLPVAERRGIPHHLFDVLDVTEDAAVAWYQGAARDTIEQIHARGADAILVGGSGLYVSSVLFDFRFPPRDAELRARLEAELEADGPGALFARLREQDPATAERIDPRNGRRIVRALEVLELGERTHGAALPDEPVLWREATRIIGVAVPRDELVARLDERVERMWRDGLLDEVARLRTQGLEDGVTARRAIGYAQALAELNGEQSEAEAIAETQALTRRYARRQVSWFKRYPEIMWTGPGADAAALADSAA
- the miaB gene encoding tRNA (N6-isopentenyl adenosine(37)-C2)-methylthiotransferase MiaB; the protein is MSTPSSSPTLIAPSEAATGADGRARTYEVRTFGCQMNVHDSERLSGSLESAGYLRAEAGEEADVVVINTCAVRDNAAGKLYGTLGHLKSRKDKREGMQIAVGGCLAQMDKEVVQQKAPWVDVVFGTHNMGSLPSLLERARHNDEAELEILESLEIFPSTLPTKRDSVYSGWVSISVGCNNTCTFCIVPSLRGKEKDRRPGDILNEIRLLVDDGAMEVTLLGQNVNSYGVEFGDRQAFGKLLRAAGEIDGLERIRFTSPHPAAFTDDVIDAMAETPAVMPQLHMPLQSGSDRILKAMRRSYRSERFLGILDRVRARIPHAAISTDIIVGFPGETDEDFEDTMRVVEQARFASAFTFQYSIREGTPAATMPDQVPKVVVQERYERLVALQERISLEENQKQLGRELQVLVSTGEGKKDAETHRLTGRAEDNRLVHFEVPSGSDVPRPGDIVSVVVTHAAPFHLLADAPDGAPLRIRRTRSGEAWDRSQAESCAVPAPAPVGDDGRRMVGLGIPTLRIGS
- a CDS encoding ABC transporter permease, which encodes MGIVGAIVRRNLRLFFRDRMNVFFSLLGALILFVLYTLFLARLQLDALGDAFPDASEEEIRAFVDTWMFAGIVMLSTITTGLGGLATLVDDGETGRFRDYLVSPVRRWQLVLGYLLAAVTVAIVMSMVVLAISVLYLGIVDQTWLPIDAVVRIAGITILCCAGFTALSALIVSFIRTGAAFSGLATVIGTALGFVAGAYIPVGSLPEGVAGTINALPFAQGAMLLRREFTEDTLTVMSGGNADAAETFREFYGIDAYVGDLLVPAGLAFAVLLAMALGFTALSAGRIRARIR
- a CDS encoding ABC transporter ATP-binding protein gives rise to the protein MAIEVDGLTKRYRHVTAVNDISFSVADGTAFAFLGSNGAGKSTTIGCLTTALAFDGGTVQVAGHDVARDGERVRERIGVVFQDSVLDPALTTRENLRFRAVLARVDRPLIDRRISLLADIIALGSFLDQPYGRLSGGQRRRVDIARALLHEPAILFLDEPTAGLDPHSRALVWRTIHHLREQTGLTVFLTTHYMEETEEADRVCVIDRGSIIADGSPAGLRARYSHSILSVASADPAALVGIAEAAGAEARTDGHDVSIAVDGAETARRILAAHGDAVRDFEFRHGRMDDVFLALTGRAADDADGTEEEAG
- a CDS encoding regulatory protein RecX — translated: MVHFVEEGGEDDRLAPITPMFERRSPLRAPGAGYDDDRVIAAASASEGDAAAPAGEDAARAEKALVRRLANRQLSVSEARAFLAGRDIGEEDVEAIIEDFLARRYLDDARLAEQLVYQGAERKGRGRQAIAQTMAARGIPRDDAEAALLPLADDEGERALDVARGRARLLDGVDEQAALRRLHGQLMRRGYSGSAAMEAARTALAERRAESSGVRFR
- the recA gene encoding recombinase RecA, with translation MPSPADRDKALDSALAQIDRQFGKGTVMRLGSDERAPVEVIPTGSIALDVALGVGGIPRGRIIEIYGPESSGKTTLTLHAIANVQKAGGIAAFIDAEHALDPDYAQKLGVDIDALLVSQPDTGEQALEIADMLIRSGAIDLVVIDSVAALVPKAEIDGEMGDSHVGLQARLMSQALRKLTGGLNQTKTTAIFINQLREKIGVFFGSPETTAGGKALKFYASVRMDIRRIETLKDGSEAVGNRTRVKVVKNKMAPPFKQAEFDILYGVGISREGSLIDFGVEHAIVKKSGAWYTYDGEQLGQGKENARNFLLKNTDVAAEIESKIKAKLGIGQPKSEEASAKDELAARRPA
- a CDS encoding DUF3046 domain-containing protein translates to MRRSEFERAVADEFGASGPSLVADLVLPGIGSMTAAEALSAGVPPREIWLALCSETDVPDSRRYGVGRLEPRR
- a CDS encoding helix-turn-helix transcriptional regulator; the protein is MILVRQEIGEVLRDFRQQKGRTLRQVAGRASVALGYLSEVERGQKEASSEILASVAEALDVPISTIMREVGDRLSVLEGLQTFPDVVPDELVASVDAELSLR
- a CDS encoding nicotinamide-nucleotide amidohydrolase family protein — translated: MTDAAAALLARLAERGWSIGTAESLTGGLVAGRITSVPGASASMRGGVVAYATDVKSTVLGVSAALLAERGAVDADVAQSMAHGIRRLLGADVGVATTGVAGPDPQDGKPVGTVFIAVSTPAVTRVQQLSTAGSREQIREATVDAAVELCAAVLDAS
- the pgsA gene encoding CDP-diacylglycerol--glycerol-3-phosphate 3-phosphatidyltransferase; this encodes MAIPRQLPNAITIVRILFAPVFLWMLLADAGADGPLRWWAAVLFIVAIATDWVDGYLARRYEIVTDLGKLLDPIADKALTGIAFVGLSILGELPWWITIVVLVREIGITVYRLVVVSDHVLAAAWMGKLKTFAQAIALSLALLPLWTLVGEWIWWVNGVTMAVAVALTIASGIDYIVAEVRGARAKKDRA